The proteins below come from a single Cololabis saira isolate AMF1-May2022 chromosome 2, fColSai1.1, whole genome shotgun sequence genomic window:
- the mc1r gene encoding melanocyte-stimulating hormone receptor, with translation MEVTNGSLHYPSILHMEFSPFNDIMDDNETNSTVGEQNLLGCVQIRIPQELFLALGVISLLENILVVLAIIKNRNLHSPMYYFICCLAVSDMLVSVSNVVETVFMLLNDHGLLDLHPGMLRHLDNVIDVMICSSVVSSLSFLCTIAADRYVTIFYALRYHSIMTTQRAVTIIALVWLVSITASILFIVYYTDNAVIVCLITFFCITLVFNAVLYLHMFLLAHVHSRRITAFNKSRRQSTSMKGAITLTILLGVFIICWGPFFLHLILILACPNSPFCKCFFSNFNLFLILIICNSLIDPLIYAYRSQELRKTLQELVLCSWYFGV, from the coding sequence ATGGAAGTGACCAACGGTTCCCTACATTACCCCTCCATCCTGCACATGGAATTCAGTCCGTTTAATGACATTATGGACGACAACGAGACGAACTCCACCGTGGGAGAGCAGAACCTGCTGGGCTGCGTGCAGATCCGCATCCCGCAGGAGCTGTTCCTGGCCCTGGGCGTCATCAGCCTGCTGGAGAACATCCTGGTGGTGCTGGCCATCATCAAGAACCGCAACCTGCACTCGCCCATGTACTACTTCATCTGCTGCCTGGCCGTGTCCGACATGCTGGTGAGCGTCAGCAACGTGGTGGAGACCGTGTTCATGCTGCTCAACGACCACGGCCTGCTGGACCTGCACCCGGGCATGCTGCGCCACCTGGACAACGTGATCGACGTGATGATCTGCAGCTCCGtggtgtcctctctgtccttccTGTGCACCATCGCTGCAGACCGATACGTCACCATCTTTTACGCGCTGAGATACCACAGCATCATGACCACGCAGAGGGCCGTCACCATCATCGCGCTGGTGTGGCTGGTCAGCATCACCGCCAGCATCCTCTTCATCGTCTACTACACCGACAACGCGGTCATCGTGTGCCTCATCACCTTCTTCTGCATCACGCTGGTGTTCAACGCCGTGCTGTACCTGCACATGTTCCTGCTGGCACACGTGCACTCCCGGCGCATCACGGCCTTCAACAAGAGCAGGCGCCAGTCCACCAGCATGAAGGGGGCCATCACCCTCACCATCCTGCTCGGGGTCTTCATTATATGCTGGGGGCCGTTCTttctccacctcatcctcataCTCGCCTGCCCCAATAGTCCGTTCTGCAAGTGCTTCTTTAGTAACTTTAACCttttcctcatcctcatcatctgcAACTCGCTCATTGACCCGCTCATCTACGCGTACCGCAGCCAGGAGCTGCGCAAAACGCTGCAGGAGCTGGTCCTGTGCTCGTGGTACTTCGGCGTGTGA